A region of the Geomonas subterranea genome:
CTCGGCAAGATCACCAAGTGGAACGACCCGCGCATCGCCGATGACAACAAAGGTGTGAACCTGCCGGCGAAACCGATCATCGTCGTCCATCGCTCCGACGGCAGCGGCACCACCAGCATCTTCACCGACTACCTCACCGGCGTGAACGGGGAGTGGGCGCAGAAGGTAGGTAAAGGTGCGTCAGTGAAGTGGCCGGTCGGCCTGGGGGGCAAGGGGAACGAAGGAGTTGCAGGTCAGATCAAGACCACACCGTATTCCATCGGTTACGTCGAACTCGCCTATGCTTTCGAGAACAAGCTCCCCTACGCATCCTTGAAGAACAAGGCGGGCGTCTTCGTGGAGCCTTCCATCAAGTCCACCTCGGCCGCTGCGGCGGCAGCCGTGAAGGGAATGCCTGCGGACTACCGGATCTCCCTGGTGAACCAGCCGGGGAAGGATGCGTATCCGGTGGTCGGTTTCACCTGGCTGCTGGTCTACGAGAATCAGAAGGACCCGGTCAAAGGAAAGAAGCTGGTGGAGTTCCTGAACTGGAGCATGACCAAAGGGCAGAAGATGGCCGCTCCCATGCTCTACGCGCCGCTTCCGGAGAGCGTGGTGAAGATGGTGCAGAAGACCGTAAAGAGCATCAAGTAGTCCAGAAGCAACAAGCAGTTTCTCCATGATCCGGGTGTGTCGGCGCTATGCCGGCACACCCGTTTTTTTGTTTCGGCGGTAAACTTCCCCCTCCCAGCCTCCCCCCTCCAGGGGGAGGAGTTGATCGGCAACTCCTTCAGGCTTTGACCTGTCCGACCTGTCCGACCTGTCCGACCTGTCCGACCAGTCCGACCAGTCCGACCAGTCCGACCAGTCCGACCAGTCCGAGCCTGTCTGCCCCTGTCTGCCCTGTCTGCCCTGTCTGCCCCTGTCTGCCCCTGTCTGCTCCTGTCTGCCCCTGTCTGAGGCTGTCTGAGGCTGTCTGAGGCTTGCTAAGGCTTGCTAAGGCTTGCTAAGGCTTGCTAAGGCTTGCTAAGGCTTGCTAAGGCTTGCTCGGCCTTATTGGGGGGAGCGGGGGGGGGAGTGGTTGCAGTGGCGCTGGAGCTTACCCGGACCCGCGGGGGCCTTCTGGGGCCGGCCTCCAAAAAAAACGGCTGCCGGGGATCTCCCCGGCAGCCGTTGGCTGTCTTGCGGTGCAGGCTGGCTGGCGCCAGCTAGGCGATGGTGTGGCGGATATCCTTCCCCTTGATCATGAAGATCACCATCTCCGCGATGTTGGTGGCGTGGTCCGCGATACGCTCCAGGCATTTGGAGACATGGATGATCTTCATGGCGCGGCTGATGGTCTTCGGGTCACCCATCATGAAGGTCAAAAGCTCACGCTGGATCTGCTCGTTCAACTCGTCGACACACTGGTCATCCTGGCAGACCTTGATGGCGAGCGCATCGTCGCCGCGCACGAAGGCGTCGAGCGCCTCCTTAACCATGTCGGACGAGGCCTTTGCCATGCGCGGCAGGTCGATGTAGGGCTTTAGGGACGGCTCCTGGTTCAGCTCCCGCGCGCGCTTGCAGATGTTGGCACACTGGTCGCCGATCCGCTCCAGATCGGTCACGATCTTGAGCGCCAGCGTGATGAAGCGCAGGTCCCGTGCGGCCGGCTGCCGGCGCGCCAGCACCTCCAGGCACTTCTCGTCGATCACCATCTCCAGGGTGTTGATCTCGTGGTCGAAGGCGATGGTCCGCTCCGCCAGCTCCGTATCCCGTTCCACAAGGGATTTCATGGCGTTGGCGATCATCGACTCCACCTTGCCACCCATCTCCAGAAGTTTCTCGCGTATAACGTTCAGTTCGTTGTCGAACTGCTTGCTGAAATGTTCTCTCTCCATTTAGTGTCTCCGGTATTCCTTTCGATGGCGAAGTTGCGCTTTGTGCTCTAGCCGAAGCGACCGGTTATGTAATCCTCGGTCCGCTTTTCTTCGGGGGTGGTGAAGATCTTCTTGGTCTCGCCGCACTCCACGAGATCACCCATGTATAAAAAGGCGGTGTAGTCCGAGACGCGCGCGGCCTGCTGCATGTTGTGGGTGACGATGATGATGGTGTAGCGCTCCTTGAGTTCCTCGATCAGTTCCTCGATTTTCAACGTCGAGATGGGGTCGAGCGCGGAGGCGGGCTCATCCATGAGGATGACCTCCGGCTTGACCGCGATGGTCCTCGCGATGCATAGGCGCTGCTGCTGACCGCCGGAGAGCATCATGGCGTTGCTCTTCAGGCGATCCTTAACCTCGTCCCAGAGCGCCACGCGCTTCAGGCAACTCTCGACGATCTCGTCCGCCTCCTCGCGGGGAAGCCTGCCGTTCAACTTGTAGCCGGCGATCACGTTGTCATAGATCGACATGGCCGGGAACGGGTTCGGCTTCTGGAACACCATGCCGACGCGACGGCGGATGGCCACCGGGTCGACTCCCCTGTCGTAGATGTCGCCGTCGTCCACCAGGATCTTCCCGGTGACGCGCGCGGAGGGAACCAGGTCGTGCATCCGGTTCATGGAGCGCAAGAGCGTCGATTTACCGCAGCCCGACGGCCCAATGATGGCGGTGACGCTGTGTTCCGGGAAGGTCATGCTGATGTCGCGCACGGCGTGGGTCTTGCCGAAGTGAATGTTGACCTGGTCCAGTTGTACCTTGTTGTTCATCTGTTTCCTCTTTTCGATTCGAAACTCTACGTTGGCTATCTCGCCTGCCCGGTCCGGCCGAAGTAGCGGGCGGTGAGGCTCAGGGCGAACATGACGGTCACCAGCACCAGCGCACCCGCCCAGGCCAGCCGGTGCCAGTCCTCGTACGGGGCGATGGCGAAGCTGAAGATCTGCAGGGGGAGCGCTGCCATCGGTTGCAGGACGTTCTTGCTCCAGAACTGGTTGCCGAGCGCGGTGAACAGAAGCGGCGCCGTTTCGCCGGCTATCCTCGCCACCGCGAGCAGCACGCCGGTGAGGACGCCCGAGAGGGCGCTTCTCAGGGTGACCTTGAGGCTCGTGCGCCAGAAGGGGACGCCAAGCGCAAGCGACGCCTCGCGCAGCGAACCGGGGACCATCTTCAACTGCTCCTCCGTGGTGCGAAGCACGATGGGAATCATGATCATGGCGAGCGCGACCGATCCGGCGAGGCCGGAAAACCCCTTCATCGGCACCACGAGCAGCGTGTAGGCGACCATTCCGGTGATAATGGACGGGGTGCCCGAGAGGACGTCGGCGGCGAACCGGATCAGGGTGGAGACCTTGGAACCGCCGAATTCGGAGAGGTAGATGGCACCGAGGATGCCGACGGGAAGCCCGAAGAGGGAAGCCCCACCGATCATGATCAGCGACCCGAGCATCCCGTTGGCCATGCCGCCTCCAGGCTCGCCCGTTGGCGCGGGGGCATGGGTGAAGAAATCGAGGGAGAGCGAGCTGACCCCCATCTTCAGGATGTGGAAGAAGATGAGCCCCAGGGGTATCAGCACGGCCAGCGTGCAGGCCAACATCACCCCGCTCATCAGGTGGTTCTTTGCCTTGCGGAACCCGACACTGCGCATCATGCCGCACCTCCCTTGGCGCTTCTGGACACGCTCCAGATCAAAAGCCTCGCCATGGCGTTGACGATCAGGGTGACCAGCATCAGGATCAGTCCGATTTCCATGAGCGCCGAGGCGTGCAGCTTCGACGTGGTCTCGGCGAACTCGTTGGCGATTACGCTGGGCATGGTGTAGGCGGGGGAGAGGAGCGACAGCGATATGTTGGGCGCGTTGCCGATGACCATGGTGACGGCCATGGTTTCGCCGATGGCCCTCCCCAGCCCGAGGATGGCGGCACCGAGGATGCCGGACTTGCCGTAGGGGAGGATGGCGATCTTGATGGTCTCCCAGCGGGTGGCGCCCAGGGCGATGGCGGCCTCCTTCTGGCTCTGCGGCACCGCCAGCAGCACCTCGCGGGTGATCGAGGTGATGATCGGCACCACCATGATCATCAGGATGAAGACGGCCGCCAGCATGCTGACACCGTAGGGGGCGCCCTCGAAGAACGGGATAAAGCCGAAGTGCTCGATCAGGAAAGGCTGGACCGTGCTCTGCAGCCAGGGCGCCATCACCAGTACGCCCCAAAGGCCGTAGATGACCGAGGGAATGGCGGCCAGCAATTCCACGAGCGGCGCCATCAGGGAGCCGAGTCGCCCCGGGGCCACCTCGGTTATGAAGAGCGCCGCGCCGATACTCAACGGGGTGGCGAGCAGCAAGGCCAGCACCGAGGAAACCACCGAGCCGTACAGGTAGGGCAGGGCACCGAACTGTCCCTGCACCGCGTCCCATTCCTTCGAGGTCACGAACTTCCAGCCGAATTCCCTGATGGCCGGCAAGCTCTCTCCGGTCATCTCGTAGAGCATGAGCGCCAGTATGGCGAGGATGCTGAAGGCGAAAAAGGTGGTCAGGTAGCGAAAGACGGCGTCTCCGCCCAGTTTCTTGGCCGGGGCCGGTTCGGTCCTCTTGCTCGCCGCGTCGGGCCGGTCCGTTTCATGTGTGCAGCAGGAACGCATCTCTAACTCCACGTATTTTCCTCCACGGGGGGGTCTCCCGGATCTGGCCGAGGGACCGCTTCAGATACGCCCACAGATTGGGGCATTGATGTTACAGCTTCGTTACAGTTGACCGAAATGTTCATGAACAACTATTTGGGGGGGCAGCGGGGGGAGAGGGGGATTCAGGTATGGCATGGACGGCTGGAATCACGCAGTGGCCGGCGGAGGTCTGGTGTTCGCTGTCATTGGGCGAGGTGACGTCATTTTTTCCGTGAGAAGAAGCAGATCGCCGCAATGACAGCCCAGCAGACGCTCATCCCCAATATCAGAGCGTTGGTCAGCATAGCGTCAATGCCTGGCCAGTAGATGCATGAGGTTGATGGGGAGGTCCTCCGGTGTCTCGCTGACCAGAATGAAGAAACAGACGGAGATCACGACGAGGGCGAACACGCAGTAAAATAGCAGCCTGGTTGTTTCCATTTCAGTACCTCAAGCTACCTGGTCGGTAGAGCGATGCACCAGCACCGGGATGGTAGAGTGGGTGAGCACCTTCTGAGTCTCGCTGCCGAGCAAAAAACCGCTGATACCCCGCCGCCCGTGCGACGCCATGAAGATGAGGTCGCACTCGTTTTCGGTTGCCGCTTCGATGATCGCTTCATACGGCTCGGTGCTCAAGAGGGCCGCCTTCCCGCACGCGACGCCGGCTGCCTCGGCTCGTTTTTGCGCCGCGTCGAGAATCTCATTGGCGGCCTCCACCATTTTTTCACGATAAGCGGTGCAGGTGTGGGCATCGAAGATGGCGCCCTCGGCGAAGTACATCTTGGGTAACGGCTGTACCGCACAGAAAAAGGTGATGCGGGCACCCGCCTCGCTGGCAAACGAGATGGCGCGGGTGACGGCCTCCTGGGAGAGCGGGGAACCGTCGGTGGGGACAAGCAGGTGTCTGAACATGGCAATCTCCTGTAGGTGATCAAGCGGCAAAAAAACCGGCATAACCCGAAGTGAATCGTCGATCAATGTCCGCCCGCGGACGGGTCAACCACCCGGCTTGGTCGCGGCGCAATCCAGATCACCGAGGCGGCGATGAAGAACGCGATGCCGATGGCCCACATCAGCTGGTTGGTGGCCAGCATGACGCTTTGCCCCGTGATCATGTAGTCGATGACCTGGGTCACCGCCTCGCCGGGCGCCCCCGAAGCCGTCAGCATGGTGGCCACGCCCTGGTCGCTGTCGGTGAGGCCCACCAGTTCGGCATGGTTCCGGGTGATCTGGTTGGCCCAGACGGTGGTCACGCACGAGGTCGCGAAGGCGCCGGAGAGGGTGCGCAGGAAGTTCATCAGCCCGGCAGCAGAGTCCATCTCGCGCTCCTCGACACTCGCGAGGGCCAATCCCGTGGTGGGGATGAAGAAAAAGGGGAGGCCGAATCCCAGGAACACCAGCGGCACCGCTATGTTCCAGAAGGTCATGTCGGTGTTGGCCACGGTGCGCCAAAGGGTATCGAGGCCAAGCCAGATGACGCCTCCGAACACCAGCTTGCGGGCGTCGACCCTGGTCGCCATCTGCGCCACCAGCGGCGCTATGAAGAAGGCTGCCAGGCCGGTCCCGGCGGTGGCGAGGCCCGCCTGGGTCGCCGTGTACCCCATGAAATTCTGGAGCCAAAGCGGCGTCAGCACGCTCACCCCGAAGAAGGCGGCGAAGGCGAGGCTGATGGTCAGCACGCATGCAGAGAAGCCGCGATGGCGGAATACCTTGAGGTCGACCACGGGATGCTCCTCGTACAGTTCCCAGATGATGAAGGCGGCGAAGGCGATGGCGGCGATGATGGCCAGGGTGACGATCTTGGTGGAGGCGAACCAGTCCAGGTCCTTCCCTTCATCGAGCATGAGCTGCAGCGTCGCGACCCATACGATGAGCAGGGCCAGCCCGACCCGGTCGATGGGGTTACGAACCAGCGGCTCGCTGTAGCGCTTCAATAGCTGCCAGGCGAAGAAGCCGCCGGTGAAGGCGATGGGGAGGTTGATGTAGAAGATCCAGGACCAGCTGTATTCATCGCAGAAATAGCCCCCCAGGATCGGACCGAGGACCGGGGCGATCAGCGTGGTCATCGACCACAGCCCTATGGCCGCTGCCGTTTTCTCCTTCGGGAAGATCCGCATCAACAGGGTCTGCGACAAGGGCATCAGCGGCCCCCCGGAAAAGCCCTGGAATATGCGGGCCGCGACCAGAAGCCCCAGGGAGTTGGCCAGGCCCGAGACCAGCGAGAAAAAGCCGAACAGCACCATCGCCCCGACGAATACCCGCACCGCTCCGTAACGAGCCGACAGCCAGCCGGTGAGCGGCACCGTGATGGCTTCACCGACCGCGTAGGAGGTGATGACCCAGGTACCCTGGCTGACGGTCGCCCCGAGGCTTCCGGCGATGTTGGGGACGGCGACGTTGGCGATGGTCATGTTGAGGACGGCAATGAAGTTGGCTGCCGCGAGGATGATGGCCGCCAGCCAGAGCATCCCCCCGGCAAGCGGAGCGTTCTCGTCGGCAACTGCGGTTGAAACTGTTGCTGCATCCATGGTCATCTCCGGCTCTAGTTCTTGCGCGTGTCTATTTCGGCGCTCATGGAGAGCCCCACCTTGAGCGGGTTCTTCTCCAACTCCCCCGGGTTCAGCTTGATCCGTACCGGCAGACGCTGGACCACCTTGATCCAGTTGCCGGTGGCGTTTTGGGCGGGAATGGCCGAGAAGGCGGAACCGGAACCACCGGAAAAGCCCTCGACGCTGCCGTGGTAGGTGACCGACTTGCCATAGATATCCGCGTGCAGGGTGACCGGTTGGCCGACACGTACCTTCTTCAACTGCACTTCCTTGAAGTTGGCGTCGACGTGCATCTGCTGTACGGGGACCACCGAAAGCAGGGGCACGCCAGCCTGCACGCGCTGGCCGACCTGTACCTGGCGTTTGGCCACGATGCCGTCCATAGGGGCGCGGATCACGGTCCGTTCCAGGTCGACCGCAGCCTGGTCGCGACGGGCGCGGGCCAGCGCCACCTCGGGGTTCGTCTCCACCGTCGTACCGGCGATGAGGACGGCGTTGGCCTCGCGGGCGCTGAGAGCCGTGCTGCGGTTGGCGCTTGCTTGGGCGATGGCGGCGCGGGTCCCGTCAAGGTTGGCCTTCGCCGCGGCAAAGGCGTTCTGGGCGCGCGTCAATTCGTCCCCCGATACCGACCCCGATGCCGAAAGGGTCTCGCGCCGCTTCAGGTCGATGCGGGCCCGCTCGAAATCGGCCTGGGCGGAGCGAAGCTGGGCGTCGGCGCGGCTTTCATCGGCGTCGCGCGCGGTGATCTGGGCGTTGAGACTGCCATCGTTGGCCAGGTACCCCTTGACACGGCGCACCGCCCGGCCGAGGTCGGCCTCCGCCTGGGCCAGGGCGAGCCTCGCGTCGGTCTGGTCTATCCGCACCAGGACGTCCCCCTTCTTGACCGCCTGGGTATCGGTTACCAGCACCTCGGCGATGGTCCCACCCACCGACGGGGTCACCTGTGCGACCTCGACCGCCGTGTAGGCGTTGTCGGTGGAGACGAAGTTCGAGCCGTACAAAACGCCGTAAGCCGTGGCGCTTGCGCCAGAGACAACGACGACTGCGGCGAGGGCGAGCAGCAGTTTCTTGCGGCGGTTGGTTTTGGTCACATCGGTAGGAATCGATTTGGTCGTGTCAGGCATGGTGCATCCTTCTCCTGTTAGCTGTTTTTGAACTGGTATCCGCCGCCAAGGGCGCGCTGCAAGGTGATGTCCAGAGTCAACGCCCGGGACTTTAGAGCCGTAAGAGAGCGCTGGTTGTTTAACAGGACATCTTCCGCATAAAGAACTTCGATAAAGTTGGCCAGCCCGCCTTCATAGCGGTCGCGCGCCACCCGGTGCGCCTCGGCCGCCTCCCTGACCGCTTCCTCTGCTTTTTCCACTTGTCGTGCCAGGGCCTTGATGCTGAGCGCGGCGCCGGCCACTTCTTCCAGGGCATGGGTCACCGTAGCGTTGTAATTGGCCACCATCTCGTCATAGGCCGCGCTGGTGGCACGCAGTTCACCCTGCAGACGTCCGGCGGTGAATAGGGGCAGGGATACCGCCGGTCCGATGCCGCCGATATCCGATCCCGCTTTGGTTAGGTTATTGAGCCCCAGCGATTGCACCCCGATGAAGGCGGAGAGGTTGACGTTGGGGTAGAACTCCGCCTTTTTCTGGGCGATGCGGTGCGACTGTGCCTCGGCCAAAAGACGGGCCATGATCACGTCCGGGCGCCGCCCCAAGAGGTTGACAGCCAGTTCCGGGGGGAGCCCAAAATGGCCGCCGAGGTCGACCTTGGGACGCTTGATGGACAGGGCCCGGTCCGGCCCGGCACCGGCCAGGGACGCCAGGCGGTTGCAGGTGAGGCCGATCTGCTCCTCGATGGAGAGAAGTTCCCCTTGTGCTCCGGCCAGCCTGGCCTTGGCCTCGCTGACGCTCCCCTGGGTCTCCATGCCGTTTTGGAAGCGCTCGTTGAAAAGCTCGACCGTCTTGCTGCGGATCTCGACGGTACGGACGGCGGTATCCCGCAGGGCATGGAGCTTTGCCAGGTCCGCGTAGTTGATGGCGATTGCAGCCGCGAGGTTTAGCTGCACCAGCGCCGCTTCGGCTCGGCTCGCTTCACGTTGGGATGTGGCCGCGGACACTGCCGCACGGTTCTTGCCCCAGAAATCGATCTCCCAGTTCAGGTTGATGGTGCCGATCCCGTAATCCTGCCAGCCGCCCGGGGTCATGGTACCGGGAGTGAGGTAGTTGTAACTGAGCTTCTGCTCGGCCACCGAGGCATTGGCGCTTACCTGCGGCAAGAGGGTGGAACCTGACACCTTGAGGTAGGCTTCGGCGCGCCGCATGCGTGCCGCTGCCGCAGCCATGTCCGGTGCATCGCGCAGCGCCTCGTCAATCAGTGTGACCAGTTGCGCATCGCCGTACGACTGCCACCAGCGTTCCGCCGGCCAATTGGCTGCCGGTGCGGAGAATGAGGCGGCACTCTCGTACTCCGCTGGAGCTTTCATCATTCCTGGTTGGCCGACGTCGGGCAGCATGGCGCAACCACTGAGGCTAGTGGCGATAGCTAAAGCCGATGCGACGACTATCGACCTCGCCGCCGAAATGGTGGGTGGGGGGGTAAGGGTCATCTAGTGCTCTCCTTTATGCCAAAACTGTACTGTACGGTACATAAAAGATTTGGCGAAGTCAAGCATCAAAAAGTGGTGGGCAGAAGAGAGTAGAGCTGTGTGTGAGGCGGAATGCCGTAACGCCGAACGGGAGTAGAAGGAGAAGGGATGTGCCGTTGGAAATGCAGTTAAAGAGGGTGCTGATCCCGGGGCAATGCTATTGAGAGGTGCGACTGGCTGATGCAGGTGAGTGCTGGCGCGACTAACGGCCAGGTCCTGCGGCCAGGTCCTGCGGCCGGGGATGGAGGGGGAGGGGGAGGGGGCTAGCTTCTGGTGCAAGCAGAGTTCAGGTGTTGGTCACGTTAGGCTGCGTATCCGACTCAGATGGTCACGGTTTGGGCGCGTAGGCAGCCATAAAGACCTCTATGGCACGGGTGGTGGCCTCGGTGATTTCGGCCTCGGTGAGTTCCTCGGTGGAGAGGTGGAAAAGGAATCGGTCGATGAATTCCGACTCCAACAGGCTGATCAGGTGGCGGGTTGCGATCTCGGGTGGGGCTTGCCTGAGTTTTCCTGCAGCCATCGATTCTTTCAGGAACTCCGCAACCAGCTTTTGGCTGCGCATGACACCACGTTCGTATATGACTCGGCCCAGCTCGGAGTGTTTGGCCTGGGCGATCGCCATGTGGCGGCTCGCCTGAATCTCGTGCGAGTAGAGAAATGACAGTAGTTTCTTTCCGAAGGTCCTGAGAGAATCGGCAATATCGCCCGTTGATTTGTCTATGCAGGCATGAACCGCGTCGAACTCGGCCTGCGTCGATTGCAGGATCACTTCGGCAAACAGTTCCTCCTTGGAGGGGAAGTAATTGTAGATCGTGGCCTTCGATCCACCGACCCTGGAACAGATCTCGGACATGGAGGTGCGCTCAAATCCCATGGCCCGGAAAGCCTGGGCCGCTTCATTCACGATGGCCTGCCTTTTTTCTTCCGATTTCGTCTTCATTGCCAGTACTCCACGCACCACCAGAATTTTGGGATTGCATTCTACACGACGTTGTTATATTTTGTCCACATGGAAAACTGTACTGTATGGTACACTTTTGAACGCCGAATCTGCCCGCTGCCTGCGACCTGATCCGGCTCTTGCAGCGGGGCAGCATCAGGCATGAAGGAGCAACGTCATGGCCAGGAAAAAGGAACCGGATAAAGAACCCAATCACGAGCGCTGGCTGGTGTCTTACGGAGACCTGCTCACATTGCTCTTCGCCGTTTTCGTAACCCTCTATGCCATGTCCCAGGCGGACGCAAAGAAAGCCCAGCAGGTCGCCGACTCCTTCCAGAACGCCCTCGGCATCACGTCTGTTGGCAGCAAACCTGCGGTCATTGACAGCGGCAGTGTCGGTGCCGTACCCGGTGCGCCGCAGCGGCAGCCGGTCGCAGCACGCCTGCCTGCGTTAGTGGGAGGGAAGCCATTGGCAGGAGAGTTGGAGATCCAGGGCATGAAGAGAATGCTCGACGCCTACCTCGCCAAGACCGGGTTTTCTGATCGGGTCAAGATCTCCTTGAATCAGAGAGGTCTCGTGGTGAGACTGGAAGACGGTGTCTTTTTCAACTCCGGCAGCGCCGAGGTCAATACGGAATCTTTGGCTATCGTGGAGGCCATAGCAGGAATTCTGACCCAGCACGCCAACCGATGCCGGGTGGAGGGACACACCGACGACAGACCGATCTCAACCGGACGGTTTCCTTCCAACTGGGACCTTTCCACCGCCCGTGCTACTTCCCTCGTCAAACTGCTCACCCGACGCTACGGCGTCGACCCTAGGGGCATCTCAGCTGCCGGGTACGCCGAATACCAGCCCATAGCGGCCAATTCCACGGCTGAAGGACGGGCTCAGAACCGCCGGGTCGAGATCGTCGTGCTGGCGAATGAACCTGTACTGCCTCCGAGCCCTGCCCCCGCGACCGGATCCCCGTAAAGCCATTTCTCTCTGCCTCCCAAATGCGCGAGTTCGCCTATGGCCGGATTACCTGTATCGTGATCGGTATCG
Encoded here:
- a CDS encoding DHA2 family efflux MFS transporter permease subunit produces the protein MDAATVSTAVADENAPLAGGMLWLAAIILAAANFIAVLNMTIANVAVPNIAGSLGATVSQGTWVITSYAVGEAITVPLTGWLSARYGAVRVFVGAMVLFGFFSLVSGLANSLGLLVAARIFQGFSGGPLMPLSQTLLMRIFPKEKTAAAIGLWSMTTLIAPVLGPILGGYFCDEYSWSWIFYINLPIAFTGGFFAWQLLKRYSEPLVRNPIDRVGLALLIVWVATLQLMLDEGKDLDWFASTKIVTLAIIAAIAFAAFIIWELYEEHPVVDLKVFRHRGFSACVLTISLAFAAFFGVSVLTPLWLQNFMGYTATQAGLATAGTGLAAFFIAPLVAQMATRVDARKLVFGGVIWLGLDTLWRTVANTDMTFWNIAVPLVFLGFGLPFFFIPTTGLALASVEEREMDSAAGLMNFLRTLSGAFATSCVTTVWANQITRNHAELVGLTDSDQGVATMLTASGAPGEAVTQVIDYMITGQSVMLATNQLMWAIGIAFFIAASVIWIAPRPSRVVDPSAGGH
- a CDS encoding OmpA/MotB family protein, which gives rise to MARKKEPDKEPNHERWLVSYGDLLTLLFAVFVTLYAMSQADAKKAQQVADSFQNALGITSVGSKPAVIDSGSVGAVPGAPQRQPVAARLPALVGGKPLAGELEIQGMKRMLDAYLAKTGFSDRVKISLNQRGLVVRLEDGVFFNSGSAEVNTESLAIVEAIAGILTQHANRCRVEGHTDDRPISTGRFPSNWDLSTARATSLVKLLTRRYGVDPRGISAAGYAEYQPIAANSTAEGRAQNRRVEIVVLANEPVLPPSPAPATGSP
- the pstS gene encoding phosphate ABC transporter substrate-binding protein PstS; amino-acid sequence: MIQTIKKAFLALALVAAVGAAGEASAETLINGAGATFPYPLYSKWFSEYAKVDKSVKFNYQSIGSGGGIKQITAQTVDFGASDKFLTDAELKGAPGKLIHIPTVMGAVVVTYNLPGVPSGIKLNSEDLANIYLGKITKWNDPRIADDNKGVNLPAKPIIVVHRSDGSGTTSIFTDYLTGVNGEWAQKVGKGASVKWPVGLGGKGNEGVAGQIKTTPYSIGYVELAYAFENKLPYASLKNKAGVFVEPSIKSTSAAAAAAVKGMPADYRISLVNQPGKDAYPVVGFTWLLVYENQKDPVKGKKLVEFLNWSMTKGQKMAAPMLYAPLPESVVKMVQKTVKSIK
- the pstC gene encoding phosphate ABC transporter permease subunit PstC, which produces MELEMRSCCTHETDRPDAASKRTEPAPAKKLGGDAVFRYLTTFFAFSILAILALMLYEMTGESLPAIREFGWKFVTSKEWDAVQGQFGALPYLYGSVVSSVLALLLATPLSIGAALFITEVAPGRLGSLMAPLVELLAAIPSVIYGLWGVLVMAPWLQSTVQPFLIEHFGFIPFFEGAPYGVSMLAAVFILMIMVVPIITSITREVLLAVPQSQKEAAIALGATRWETIKIAILPYGKSGILGAAILGLGRAIGETMAVTMVIGNAPNISLSLLSPAYTMPSVIANEFAETTSKLHASALMEIGLILMLVTLIVNAMARLLIWSVSRSAKGGAA
- the pstA gene encoding phosphate ABC transporter permease PstA, coding for MMRSVGFRKAKNHLMSGVMLACTLAVLIPLGLIFFHILKMGVSSLSLDFFTHAPAPTGEPGGGMANGMLGSLIMIGGASLFGLPVGILGAIYLSEFGGSKVSTLIRFAADVLSGTPSIITGMVAYTLLVVPMKGFSGLAGSVALAMIMIPIVLRTTEEQLKMVPGSLREASLALGVPFWRTSLKVTLRSALSGVLTGVLLAVARIAGETAPLLFTALGNQFWSKNVLQPMAALPLQIFSFAIAPYEDWHRLAWAGALVLVTVMFALSLTARYFGRTGQAR
- a CDS encoding HlyD family secretion protein: MPDTTKSIPTDVTKTNRRKKLLLALAAVVVVSGASATAYGVLYGSNFVSTDNAYTAVEVAQVTPSVGGTIAEVLVTDTQAVKKGDVLVRIDQTDARLALAQAEADLGRAVRRVKGYLANDGSLNAQITARDADESRADAQLRSAQADFERARIDLKRRETLSASGSVSGDELTRAQNAFAAAKANLDGTRAAIAQASANRSTALSAREANAVLIAGTTVETNPEVALARARRDQAAVDLERTVIRAPMDGIVAKRQVQVGQRVQAGVPLLSVVPVQQMHVDANFKEVQLKKVRVGQPVTLHADIYGKSVTYHGSVEGFSGGSGSAFSAIPAQNATGNWIKVVQRLPVRIKLNPGELEKNPLKVGLSMSAEIDTRKN
- the phoU gene encoding phosphate signaling complex protein PhoU; the protein is MEREHFSKQFDNELNVIREKLLEMGGKVESMIANAMKSLVERDTELAERTIAFDHEINTLEMVIDEKCLEVLARRQPAARDLRFITLALKIVTDLERIGDQCANICKRARELNQEPSLKPYIDLPRMAKASSDMVKEALDAFVRGDDALAIKVCQDDQCVDELNEQIQRELLTFMMGDPKTISRAMKIIHVSKCLERIADHATNIAEMVIFMIKGKDIRHTIA
- a CDS encoding universal stress protein; translation: MFRHLLVPTDGSPLSQEAVTRAISFASEAGARITFFCAVQPLPKMYFAEGAIFDAHTCTAYREKMVEAANEILDAAQKRAEAAGVACGKAALLSTEPYEAIIEAATENECDLIFMASHGRRGISGFLLGSETQKVLTHSTIPVLVHRSTDQVA
- a CDS encoding efflux transporter outer membrane subunit → MTLTPPPTISAARSIVVASALAIATSLSGCAMLPDVGQPGMMKAPAEYESAASFSAPAANWPAERWWQSYGDAQLVTLIDEALRDAPDMAAAAARMRRAEAYLKVSGSTLLPQVSANASVAEQKLSYNYLTPGTMTPGGWQDYGIGTINLNWEIDFWGKNRAAVSAATSQREASRAEAALVQLNLAAAIAINYADLAKLHALRDTAVRTVEIRSKTVELFNERFQNGMETQGSVSEAKARLAGAQGELLSIEEQIGLTCNRLASLAGAGPDRALSIKRPKVDLGGHFGLPPELAVNLLGRRPDVIMARLLAEAQSHRIAQKKAEFYPNVNLSAFIGVQSLGLNNLTKAGSDIGGIGPAVSLPLFTAGRLQGELRATSAAYDEMVANYNATVTHALEEVAGAALSIKALARQVEKAEEAVREAAEAHRVARDRYEGGLANFIEVLYAEDVLLNNQRSLTALKSRALTLDITLQRALGGGYQFKNS
- a CDS encoding TetR/AcrR family transcriptional regulator gives rise to the protein MKTKSEEKRQAIVNEAAQAFRAMGFERTSMSEICSRVGGSKATIYNYFPSKEELFAEVILQSTQAEFDAVHACIDKSTGDIADSLRTFGKKLLSFLYSHEIQASRHMAIAQAKHSELGRVIYERGVMRSQKLVAEFLKESMAAGKLRQAPPEIATRHLISLLESEFIDRFLFHLSTEELTEAEITEATTRAIEVFMAAYAPKP
- the pstB gene encoding phosphate ABC transporter ATP-binding protein PstB, whose product is MNNKVQLDQVNIHFGKTHAVRDISMTFPEHSVTAIIGPSGCGKSTLLRSMNRMHDLVPSARVTGKILVDDGDIYDRGVDPVAIRRRVGMVFQKPNPFPAMSIYDNVIAGYKLNGRLPREEADEIVESCLKRVALWDEVKDRLKSNAMMLSGGQQQRLCIARTIAVKPEVILMDEPASALDPISTLKIEELIEELKERYTIIIVTHNMQQAARVSDYTAFLYMGDLVECGETKKIFTTPEEKRTEDYITGRFG